The Prunus dulcis unplaced genomic scaffold, ALMONDv2, whole genome shotgun sequence genome includes a region encoding these proteins:
- the LOC117613687 gene encoding (+)-neomenthol dehydrogenase-like — MAESGKRYAVVTGSNKGVGFGIVRQLASNGVMTVLTARDEKKGIEAVEKLKECGPSDLVVFHQLDVTDSSSIASLADFVTIQFGKLDILVNNAGVNGTIMDPEALRAAAAAGLGKWSEMLTQTYEFAEECIKTNYYGTKKMTKTFLPLLQLSDSPRVVNTSSGRGRLKLIPNEWAKGVLNDADKLTEERTEEVLNEFLRDFKEDMLETKCWPPALSAYILSKAALNAYTRIVANKYPNLCVNCICPGFVKTDMTFNAGIFTVDEAAENVMRLAVFPSGIPSGLFFFSQEVTPF; from the exons ATGGCAGAATCAGGAAAGAG gTATGCAGTTGTTACAGGTTCAAATAAGGGAGTTGGATTTGGAATAGTTAGGCAGCTGGCTTCAAATGGGGTCATGACAGTGTTAACCGCTAGAGATGAGAAGAAGGGTATTGAAGctgttgaaaaattaaaagagtgTGGCCCCTCAGACCTTGTGGTTTTTCATCAGCTTGATGTCACAGACTCTTCTAGCATTGCTTCCCTGGCAGATTTTGTCACAATCCAGTTTGGGAAACTAGACATCTTG GTAAACAATGCAGGGGTTAATGGAACCATTATGGATCCTGAAGCTCTCAGAGCTGCTGCAGCTGCAGGACTTGGTAAG TGGAGTGAAATGTTGACTCAGACATATGAGTTTGCTGAAGAATGCATTAAAACAAACTACTATGGTAccaagaaaatgaccaaaacaTTTCTTCCTCTCCTCCAGCTATCCGATTCACCAAGAGTTGTCAATACTTCTTCTGGCCGGGGGAGGTTAAAG CTTATACCAAATGAATGGGCCAAAGGGGTGTTGAATGATGCTGATAAACTTACAGAAGAGAGAACAGAAGAGGTTTTGAATGAGTTTCTAAGAGATTTCAAAGAAGATATGCTGGAAACCAAATGCTGGCCTCCTGCCCTCTCTGCGTATATACTCTCAAAAGCAGCCTTGAATGCATACACTAGAATTGTGGCCAACAAGTACCCAAATTTGTGTGTCAATTGCATCTGCCCTGGATTTGTCAAAACAGACATGACCTTCAATGCTGGCATCTTCACCGTTGACGAAGCTGCTGAAAATGTTATGCGCTTAGCAGTATTTCCAAGTGGCATTCCTTCtggcctcttcttcttttctcaagAAGTCACTCCCTTTTGA
- the LOC117613686 gene encoding (+)-neomenthol dehydrogenase-like yields the protein MAEVAKKYAVVTGSNQGIGFGTVRKLASNGIMVVLTALDEKMGVEAIEKLKECGLSDLVVFHQLDVTDTASIASLADFVKTQFGKLDILVNNAGVSGTIVDPESMRAAAAAGIGKDGVGVNWSEIMTQTYELAEVCVKTNYYGAKKMTKALLPLLQLSDSPRVVSLSSSMGSLKHIPNEWAKGMLSDAEKLTEQRIDDVLNEFLKDFKEDILETKGWPTSLSAYILSKAAVNAFTRMMANKYPNICINSVDPGFVKTDMNFNTGMLTIDEGAESVVRLTMVPNGSPSGLYFYLQQVSPF from the exons ATGGCAGAAGTAGCAAAGAA gTATGCAGTTGTTACAGGTTCAAATCAAGGGATTGGATTTGGAACAGTTAGAAAGTTGGCTTCAAATGGGATCATGGTGGTGTTAACTGCTTTAGATGAGAAAATGGGTGTTGAAGctattgaaaaattgaaagagtGTGGGCTCTCTGACCTGGTGGTTTTTCATCAACTTGATGTAACAGACACTGCTAGCATTGCTTCCCTTGCAGATTTTGtcaaaacccaatttgggAAACTAGATATCTTG GTAAATAATGCAGGGGTTAGTGGAACCATTGTGGACCCTGAATCTATGAGAGCTGCTGCAGCTGCAGGTATTGGTAAG GATGGTGTAGGAGTAAATTGGAGTGAAATAATGACTCAAACGTACGAGTTAGCTGAAGTATGTGTGAAAACAAACTACTATGGTgccaagaaaatgaccaaagcACTCCTTCCTCTCCTCCAGCTATCTGATTCACCAAGAGTTGTCAGTCTTTCTTCCAGCATGGGATCGTTAAAG CATATACCAAATGAATGGGCCAAAGGGATGTTAAGTGATGCTGAGAAACTTACAGAACAGAGAATAGATGATGTTTTGAATGAGTTTCTCAAAGACTTCAAAGAAGATATTCTGGAAACCAAAGGCTGGCCTACTTCCCTCTCTGCCTATATACTCTCAAAAGCAGCCGTGAACGCGTTCACTAGAATGATGGCCAACAAATACCCAAACATCTGCATCAATAGTGTAGACCCTGGATTTGTCAAAACAGATATGAACTTCAATACTGGCATGTTAACCATTGATGAAG